The sequence TCGCCAGTCAATCGTGTTTCCTTAGGTGTGCAGACTTTTGATGACAAAATGCTGAAAAAGATTGGGCGCAGTCATTTGGAGAAGGATATTTATGAAAATATCGACCGTCTTAAATTGGCTGGTTTTGACAATATCTCCATCGACCTAATCTACGCTCTTCCAGGTCAAACTATGGCTCAGGTCAAGGAAAATGTAGCTAAGGCTATCTCGCTTGATATTCCTCATATGAGCCTTTATAGCTTGATTTTGGAGAATCATACGGTCTTTATGAACCGCATGCGACGAGGGAAGTTGCCCCTACCTAAGGAAGAGTTAGAAGCGGAGATGTTTGAGTACATCATCGCAGAACTGGAGCGAGCTGGCTTTGAGCATTATGAGATTTCCAATTTCTCTAAACCCGGATTTGAAAGTCGCCACAATCTCATGTACTGGGACAATGCCGAGTATTATGGTATCGGTGCGGGTGCTTCGGGTTATGTGGACGGGGTGCGTTATAAAAACCACGGTCCTATCCGCCACTATCTCAATGCGGTAGAGGCAGGAAATGCTCGGATTACAGAAGAACACCTGAGTCAAAGGGAGCAGATGGAAGAAGAAATGTTCCTAGGCCTCCGGAAAAAATCCGGGGTTTCCATGACACGATTTGAGGAAAAATTTGAACGGTCCTTTGATGAACTTTATGGTGAAATCATCAGAGACTTGGTTCAGCAAGGACTCATGAAAATCGACAGTGATCGTGTCCGAATGACAAAGAGAGGTCTCTTCTTGGGAGACACTGTAGCAGAACGATTTATTTTGGAGTAGAACAATGGGCTTAACTTATCAAATGAAAATGAAAATTCCTTTTGATATGGCGGACATGAACGGTCATATCAAACTTCCAGATGTGATTTTGCTGTCCTTGCAAGTATCAGGTATGCAGTCGATTGAACTGGGAGTTAGTGACAAAGATGTGCTAGAACGTTACAATCTGGTCTGGATTATTACAGATTATGCGATTGACGTGGTTCGCTTGCCTCGCTTTGCTGAAGAGATTACGATTGAAACAGAAGCATTGACTTACAATCGTCTTTTTTGCTACCGCCGTTTCACTATCTATGATGAAGCAGGTCAAGAAATCATTCGCATGGTAGCAACCTTTGTTCTCATGGACAGAGACAGTCGTAAAGTCCATGCTGTCGAACCGGAGATTGTTGCGCCTTACCAGTCTGAGTTTGATAAAAAACTCATCCGCGGACCAAAGTATGCAAATCTAGAAGATCCGATCAGTAAAGACTACCATGTTCGTTTTTACGACTTGGATATGAATGGTCATGTCAATAATAGCAAATATCTGGATTGGATTTTTGAAGTCATGGGAGCAGACTTTTTGACCAAGTATATTCCAAAGAAAATCAATCTCAAATATGTCAAAGAAGTGCGACCAGGTGGCATGATTGCTTCAGCTTATGAACTCAAGGGACTAGAAAGCAAGCATGAGATTATCAGTGATGGCGAGATTAATGCCCAAGCTATGATTACTTGGCAAGAAATTGAAGCGAATTAGAAAGGGCGATATGGCTTATAAAGGTTATTTAATTGATTTAGATGGAACTATTTACAAGGGGAAAGACCGAATTCCGACAGGAGAGGCTTTTGTCCATGAGTTACAAAAAAGAGAAATTCCCTACCTCTTTGTGACCAACAATACAACCCGAACTCCTGAGAGTGTTCAAGAGATGTTGGCTAAGAATTTTAATATCAACACGCCTTTATCAACTGTCTACACGGCAACCTTGGCAACCATCGACTATATGAA comes from Streptococcus oralis and encodes:
- the hemW gene encoding radical SAM family heme chaperone HemW; the protein is MQKKPTSAYVHIPFCTQICYYCDFSKVFIKNQPVDSYLEHLLEEFRSYDIQKLRTLYIGGGTPTALSAPQLEVLLAGLTKNLDLSVLEELTIEANPGDLDADKIAVLKQSPVNRVSLGVQTFDDKMLKKIGRSHLEKDIYENIDRLKLAGFDNISIDLIYALPGQTMAQVKENVAKAISLDIPHMSLYSLILENHTVFMNRMRRGKLPLPKEELEAEMFEYIIAELERAGFEHYEISNFSKPGFESRHNLMYWDNAEYYGIGAGASGYVDGVRYKNHGPIRHYLNAVEAGNARITEEHLSQREQMEEEMFLGLRKKSGVSMTRFEEKFERSFDELYGEIIRDLVQQGLMKIDSDRVRMTKRGLFLGDTVAERFILE
- a CDS encoding acyl-[acyl-carrier-protein] thioesterase — protein: MGLTYQMKMKIPFDMADMNGHIKLPDVILLSLQVSGMQSIELGVSDKDVLERYNLVWIITDYAIDVVRLPRFAEEITIETEALTYNRLFCYRRFTIYDEAGQEIIRMVATFVLMDRDSRKVHAVEPEIVAPYQSEFDKKLIRGPKYANLEDPISKDYHVRFYDLDMNGHVNNSKYLDWIFEVMGADFLTKYIPKKINLKYVKEVRPGGMIASAYELKGLESKHEIISDGEINAQAMITWQEIEAN